One window of Psychrobacillus sp. FSL H8-0483 genomic DNA carries:
- a CDS encoding acetylornithine transaminase has protein sequence MSALFPNYTRRPIQLIKGKGTIVTDSNEKEYLDFTSGIAVLSLGHTHSAIVETINQQSEKLWHTSNLFESPGQEQLAESLVKDTHFAHAFFCNSGAEANEAAIKLARKHTGKHVIITFEQSFHGRTFGAMSATGQEKVRKGFGPLLETFRTVSFNDVEQLEAAIDEEVGAIMLEVIQGEGGVNQVTPAFAQAIEDICRSKGILLIVDEVQTGIGRTGTRYAYEQTVLQPDIMTLAKGLGGGFPIGAMLGTSALRDTFGPGSHGTTFGGNPLAVAVAQTVLGHVFATEFLEAVQEKSNYFIDKLKTELPAYPIVGSGLLLGIVCPVEVAPYIVQAEQAGLLLVAAGPNVIRLLPPLTVTAEEIDQAIDILSTILL, from the coding sequence ATGAGTGCTTTATTTCCAAATTACACGCGTCGCCCTATCCAGCTCATAAAAGGAAAAGGGACGATCGTAACCGATAGTAATGAGAAAGAATATCTGGATTTCACGAGTGGTATAGCTGTACTTAGTCTCGGGCATACTCATTCTGCAATCGTAGAAACAATTAACCAGCAAAGTGAGAAGCTATGGCATACATCGAATTTATTCGAAAGTCCAGGCCAGGAGCAGCTTGCTGAATCACTTGTGAAAGATACTCATTTTGCGCACGCTTTTTTCTGTAACAGTGGAGCAGAAGCAAATGAAGCGGCGATCAAGCTCGCGCGCAAACACACAGGCAAGCATGTCATCATCACATTCGAGCAGTCCTTTCATGGAAGGACATTTGGTGCGATGTCCGCAACAGGTCAAGAGAAAGTTCGAAAAGGCTTCGGACCATTGCTTGAAACGTTTCGAACGGTTTCATTTAATGACGTGGAGCAACTAGAAGCAGCGATCGATGAAGAAGTTGGCGCAATCATGCTCGAGGTCATCCAAGGAGAAGGCGGTGTCAACCAAGTAACGCCAGCATTTGCACAAGCAATCGAAGACATTTGCCGGTCAAAAGGAATTCTGCTTATCGTCGACGAAGTACAAACAGGCATAGGCCGTACAGGAACTCGCTACGCTTACGAGCAAACCGTCCTCCAACCTGACATAATGACGTTAGCGAAGGGACTCGGTGGCGGTTTCCCTATCGGAGCAATGCTCGGCACTAGCGCACTGCGCGACACATTTGGCCCAGGTTCCCACGGCACAACATTCGGAGGGAATCCACTAGCAGTTGCTGTCGCACAAACCGTATTAGGCCATGTGTTTGCTACCGAATTTTTGGAAGCAGTCCAAGAAAAATCAAATTACTTTATAGACAAATTAAAAACAGAACTACCAGCATATCCAATTGTTGGCTCGGGACTACTACTCGGCATCGTCTGCCCAGTGGAAGTCGCACCCTATATAGTGCAAGCCGAACAAGCAGGTCTCTTACTAGTTGCAGCAGGACCAAACGTCATCCGACTCCTGCCACCACTAACCGTCACAGCCGAAGAAATCGACCAAGCCATCGACATTTTATCAACCATATTACTATAG
- a CDS encoding S-layer homology domain-containing protein: MSKYQKLLNVALATALATGALVSAAPSLTQAEEVQVLAPTFSDVKNIPSHHFYEAVTSLASRGIIKGYEDGTFKPNQVISREHAAKIMALALDLDVKNVTDPEFKDVNEENPYYVYIAALVKEGVIKGFEDKTFKPKETLTRAQMSQMIVLGFGFDEVKLAADLPFTDVNDKQWSANYIQTLYSNEITTGATATTFEPKKLVTRGQMASFIFRSENKIGGIVAEDFGNLTETSYTAGAALTEGKTLSDVQSFTAEWYDHAGNVVGKGKLTDKLAKEYPTATQLSMPFDAKFNYITDGYWTVEGNFTGEPTKVKFTVTYKTGETTSVENTRIATGDIEAQDFGLVSGTMYSAGAGLTDNKTLSDVESLTAEWYDLAGNVLGKGTLTDKLAKEFPTATQLSMPFDPAFDYATDGYWTAEGKFTGEPAKVKFTVKYKNGKEASIENTRTVSGGIVAQDFGFVSGTMYSAGAGLTENKTLSDVATLTAEWFDEAGTVLGKGTLTDKLAKEFPTATQLSMPFDPAFDYATDGIWAVEGKFTGVPTKVKFTVTYKNGKQASVENTKK, from the coding sequence ATGAGTAAATATCAAAAATTATTGAATGTTGCCTTGGCAACAGCACTAGCTACAGGAGCACTTGTTTCTGCTGCACCATCTCTAACACAAGCAGAAGAAGTACAAGTACTAGCGCCTACATTTTCGGATGTGAAAAACATTCCGAGCCATCATTTCTATGAAGCTGTTACAAGTTTAGCTTCAAGAGGAATCATTAAAGGATATGAAGATGGAACATTCAAGCCGAACCAAGTCATTAGCCGTGAACATGCTGCTAAAATTATGGCATTAGCGCTTGATTTAGATGTTAAAAATGTAACAGATCCAGAATTTAAAGATGTGAACGAGGAAAATCCGTATTACGTTTATATTGCAGCTCTTGTAAAAGAGGGAGTAATCAAAGGATTTGAAGATAAAACATTTAAACCAAAAGAAACGTTAACAAGAGCTCAAATGTCTCAAATGATCGTGTTAGGCTTTGGATTTGATGAAGTGAAGCTGGCAGCAGATCTTCCTTTCACAGATGTAAACGATAAACAATGGTCTGCAAATTATATCCAAACGTTGTATTCAAATGAAATTACAACAGGAGCAACAGCAACTACTTTCGAACCAAAAAAATTAGTAACACGTGGACAAATGGCTTCATTCATTTTTAGAAGTGAAAACAAAATTGGCGGGATCGTAGCAGAAGACTTTGGAAACCTTACTGAAACAAGCTACACAGCTGGCGCGGCATTAACAGAAGGAAAAACACTTAGTGACGTTCAGTCGTTTACTGCAGAGTGGTATGACCATGCAGGAAACGTAGTAGGAAAAGGAAAGCTAACAGATAAATTAGCAAAAGAATATCCAACAGCTACTCAACTTTCTATGCCTTTCGATGCAAAATTTAACTACATTACAGACGGTTATTGGACAGTAGAAGGTAACTTCACTGGCGAACCAACAAAAGTGAAGTTCACAGTAACATACAAAACTGGCGAAACAACTTCTGTAGAAAACACTAGAATCGCTACAGGCGATATCGAAGCACAAGACTTCGGATTAGTTAGTGGAACAATGTACTCAGCTGGAGCTGGCCTAACTGATAATAAAACACTTAGTGATGTAGAATCACTAACAGCAGAATGGTATGACCTAGCAGGAAACGTATTAGGAAAAGGGACGCTAACAGACAAATTAGCAAAAGAATTCCCAACAGCTACACAACTTTCAATGCCATTCGATCCTGCATTTGACTATGCAACTGACGGCTATTGGACTGCAGAAGGCAAATTTACTGGTGAACCAGCAAAAGTGAAATTCACAGTGAAATACAAAAACGGTAAAGAAGCTTCTATTGAAAACACAAGAACCGTATCAGGCGGTATCGTAGCGCAAGACTTCGGATTCGTTAGTGGAACAATGTATTCAGCTGGAGCAGGTCTAACTGAAAATAAAACACTAAGCGATGTTGCTACCCTAACTGCAGAATGGTTTGACGAAGCGGGAACTGTACTAGGAAAAGGAACACTAACAGACAAGTTAGCAAAAGAATTCCCAACAGCTACGCAACTTTCAATGCCATTTGACCCTGCATTTGATTATGCAACAGACGGTATTTGGGCAGTAGAAGGTAAATTTACTGGAGTACCAACAAAAGTAAAATTCACAGTAACATACAAAAACGGTAAACAAGCATCAGTAGAAAACACAAAAAAATAA
- the argB gene encoding acetylglutamate kinase: protein MTTSKSMQHTAPKRIVIKLGGSMLEGLNENFFANFKELQAAGNELIIVHGGGPAINKALEKNGVTSTTINGFRVTSAEAISIVQSTLVGQVNPALVHQLNKNGIAAIGLSGYDGNLLACTILDQALYGFVGEIKQVNSALLETLLANGITPVISSISCTNDGTPLNINADTVASKIALAIKAESLKLVTDTPGIKIEGQVQQVATSSDITYWISSGDIYGGMIPKVTAALDCLAAGIPSVQIVDEQLKGTTILHQEVFA, encoded by the coding sequence ATGACTACGTCCAAATCAATGCAACATACCGCTCCTAAACGCATCGTCATCAAGCTAGGTGGAAGCATGCTGGAGGGGCTGAATGAAAACTTTTTCGCCAATTTCAAGGAACTGCAAGCTGCTGGTAATGAACTGATCATCGTCCACGGGGGAGGCCCTGCCATCAATAAGGCACTCGAAAAAAATGGCGTCACCTCTACAACGATTAACGGCTTCCGCGTCACTTCCGCAGAAGCAATCAGCATCGTCCAGTCGACACTTGTCGGCCAGGTCAATCCTGCACTCGTGCACCAGCTCAATAAAAACGGTATTGCAGCAATCGGATTAAGCGGCTACGACGGCAATTTACTAGCATGTACGATTTTAGATCAAGCATTATACGGCTTCGTCGGCGAAATAAAACAAGTAAACAGCGCACTACTCGAAACGCTGCTCGCAAACGGCATCACACCAGTCATTTCGAGCATCAGCTGTACAAACGACGGAACACCACTCAACATCAATGCCGATACCGTAGCGAGTAAAATCGCACTGGCAATCAAAGCAGAAAGTCTGAAACTCGTAACCGATACACCAGGAATAAAAATTGAAGGGCAAGTGCAACAGGTTGCAACCTCTTCAGACATTACCTACTGGATCTCATCGGGTGACATCTACGGTGGCATGATCCCTAAAGTGACGGCCGCACTAGATTGCCTGGCAGCAGGAATTCCTTCCGTTCAAATTGTCGATGAACAGCTAAAAGGCACAACCATACTGCATCAGGAGGTTTTCGCATGA
- a CDS encoding SRPBCC family protein, with translation MLTWNKEIIIEAPIETIWNLFELDQIQRIMPNIVEHKPLELKEGVVGSTYEQTYQEGKRTEKYIVTDTEYENTDQMKHKKIEFTLAKAFKIQTSFTLVKLDNQSTKFIYAGQNEGLNLMGKTFIKLGSSKKNDRVVEDFVEVVRTEALKDS, from the coding sequence ATGCTAACCTGGAACAAAGAAATCATCATCGAAGCACCAATCGAAACAATTTGGAATCTCTTTGAACTAGATCAAATCCAAAGAATCATGCCGAACATCGTAGAACACAAACCACTCGAACTAAAAGAAGGGGTTGTCGGATCAACCTATGAGCAAACCTATCAAGAGGGCAAAAGAACCGAAAAGTACATCGTGACGGATACCGAATACGAAAATACCGATCAAATGAAGCACAAAAAAATTGAATTTACATTAGCAAAAGCTTTTAAAATTCAAACATCATTTACCCTCGTCAAACTAGATAACCAATCGACAAAATTTATTTATGCTGGACAAAATGAAGGACTAAACCTAATGGGCAAGACATTTATCAAACTAGGTTCAAGCAAGAAAAATGATCGAGTAGTAGAGGACTTTGTAGAAGTAGTCCGCACGGAAGCATTAAAAGATTCATAA
- a CDS encoding amino acid ABC transporter permease yields MYQYNWSVIPQNMDVFIDGALKTLEISAIAILLAIPIGIIFGLGRISKNKVILFISSTYVEIIRGVPLLVLLMWIFYVLGQVFRLGSYWGSIVGLAIFAGAFIAEIVRTGIQAVPKGQMEAARSLGMSHTKAMTHIILPQAFRRVLPPLASQFIMLIKDSSLVSIIAATDLTLNAKNLVATSFRSIEVWTFVALIYFIMTFSLSLIIRYFEKRLLKSEA; encoded by the coding sequence ATGTATCAATACAACTGGAGTGTCATTCCACAAAATATGGATGTGTTCATCGATGGTGCACTCAAAACGCTGGAAATCTCAGCAATCGCGATCCTTTTGGCGATTCCAATCGGCATCATCTTTGGCCTTGGCCGTATTTCCAAAAACAAAGTCATTCTATTTATATCATCTACGTACGTAGAAATAATTCGCGGGGTACCACTACTCGTTCTATTAATGTGGATATTCTACGTGCTAGGACAGGTATTTAGATTAGGCTCGTATTGGGGCTCCATTGTGGGACTCGCGATATTTGCCGGTGCATTTATCGCTGAAATCGTTCGTACGGGGATTCAAGCGGTACCTAAAGGACAGATGGAAGCAGCGCGATCACTTGGTATGTCTCATACAAAAGCAATGACACATATTATTTTGCCGCAAGCATTTAGACGAGTATTACCGCCGCTTGCATCACAATTTATTATGTTAATAAAAGATTCATCCCTTGTATCTATTATCGCAGCAACCGACTTAACACTAAACGCAAAAAACCTAGTAGCAACATCGTTCCGCTCGATTGAAGTATGGACTTTCGTTGCACTAATCTATTTCATCATGACCTTCAGCTTATCGCTAATCATTCGATACTTCGAAAAACGATTACTGAAAAGCGAAGCATAA
- a CDS encoding nuclease-related domain-containing protein produces the protein MIAKSFAKSLHADALTALSKRLRKSHPNYAYIRDELMQKIAGDLGEEVVMKELENLKLPHEFFIFHNLSLYSENSFQMDILLISPYFAVILEVKNISGEIEILTNPSILVRTKPNGEKNTYKSPIPQLEEYIYQLSQIFKRHKINLPIYGAVTFAFARSYVKSAPTETVFLLTNEVRKFIRGIKTTKPLLSEDQLEKLKNWILNNNKEYNSFPLSKHYSINPLDIITGVECPTCTFIGMKKVIRNWTCPKCRNFSKLAHEQTIKDYFLIYKETINNQECRRFFHLQDKHDATRILKNANLIVTGKSRKTEYTMNLLK, from the coding sequence TTGATAGCTAAATCATTTGCAAAATCACTCCATGCAGATGCACTTACAGCACTATCTAAACGCCTGCGCAAATCGCATCCCAACTACGCATACATCCGTGACGAGCTGATGCAAAAAATCGCTGGTGATCTTGGCGAAGAAGTAGTCATGAAAGAACTAGAAAATTTAAAATTACCCCACGAATTTTTTATTTTTCACAACCTCAGTCTATACTCTGAAAACAGTTTTCAAATGGACATCCTGTTAATTTCACCCTATTTTGCGGTAATACTAGAAGTAAAAAACATCTCAGGGGAAATAGAAATTCTCACTAATCCCAGCATACTCGTAAGAACAAAACCTAACGGAGAAAAAAACACTTATAAAAGCCCCATCCCCCAACTCGAAGAATACATCTACCAACTATCCCAAATCTTTAAACGTCACAAAATTAACCTGCCCATTTATGGCGCCGTTACATTCGCCTTCGCAAGGTCCTATGTAAAGTCGGCTCCAACAGAGACCGTTTTTCTATTAACCAATGAAGTGCGTAAGTTCATAAGGGGAATAAAAACAACAAAGCCACTCCTATCAGAGGATCAACTCGAAAAATTAAAAAACTGGATCTTAAATAATAATAAAGAATATAACTCTTTCCCGTTAAGTAAGCATTACTCCATAAACCCATTAGATATCATCACAGGAGTAGAATGTCCAACATGTACATTTATCGGAATGAAAAAAGTGATCAGAAACTGGACCTGTCCTAAATGTAGAAACTTTAGCAAACTAGCACACGAGCAAACAATAAAAGACTACTTTCTAATATACAAAGAAACCATTAACAACCAAGAATGCCGCAGATTCTTTCATCTGCAAGACAAACACGATGCCACCCGAATACTAAAAAACGCTAACCTAATAGTAACTGGTAAATCCAGAAAAACAGAATACACAATGAACCTACTAAAATGA
- a CDS encoding WecB/TagA/CpsF family glycosyltransferase has translation MKEIILGVKVNTENYDELIKKLFQRIDNNEKSLVVAINPEKLMKAKEDQSLKDLLNRAEFQIPDGIGVILASKLNKGNIKSRVTGIDMMDRIVREAARTRKSIFLYGAKPGVAEQAAEALQFTYPSLIVAGTQDGYEKDNEIVKNKINEAKPDILFVAMGSPRQEEWIEANRDQLHPSLYQGVGGSFDVLAGNIKRAPEFFQKTGLEWFYRLAKEPSRIQRQMVLPKFLLETLKSK, from the coding sequence ATGAAAGAAATCATACTTGGCGTTAAAGTAAACACCGAAAATTACGATGAGCTGATCAAAAAACTATTCCAAAGAATAGACAACAACGAAAAATCACTTGTTGTGGCAATAAATCCAGAAAAGCTCATGAAAGCAAAAGAAGACCAATCTTTAAAAGACCTTCTAAACCGTGCGGAATTCCAAATTCCGGACGGCATAGGAGTAATTCTAGCTTCCAAGCTAAATAAAGGGAACATCAAATCACGCGTAACGGGTATTGATATGATGGACCGCATCGTTAGAGAAGCTGCGAGAACACGTAAATCAATTTTCCTATACGGAGCAAAACCGGGTGTTGCTGAACAGGCAGCGGAAGCACTTCAATTCACATACCCATCACTAATTGTCGCTGGTACGCAAGATGGCTATGAAAAAGACAATGAAATCGTCAAAAACAAAATCAACGAAGCAAAACCAGACATCCTGTTCGTCGCAATGGGTAGCCCAAGACAAGAAGAGTGGATCGAAGCAAACAGAGATCAACTTCATCCTTCTCTCTACCAAGGAGTAGGAGGGTCTTTCGACGTGCTTGCAGGAAACATTAAACGCGCACCAGAATTTTTCCAAAAAACAGGACTAGAATGGTTCTATAGACTAGCAAAAGAGCCGTCACGCATACAACGACAAATGGTTTTACCTAAGTTTTTACTGGAAACACTAAAATCAAAGTAA
- a CDS encoding transporter substrate-binding domain-containing protein, whose translation MKKWLAAVLMISFLVIAGCSNDSGGGVSTENSTIQKVLKEKKLVIGMSPGYFPFDMKDPNGDFVGYDVDTANALGAALGKDIKVEFKQFTFDGLIPALNTGEVDMVFAGMTIRGDRALAVSFANPYFQTGQAVMVPGSDTTTKTWQELDVKGNKIAVGIGTTGALLAKDVFKNAQILDFEEFPSAAAAMAQGEADAVVYDEPAIAVWKLRNGDSIKQLEGLISTENLGIALKKNDFETIQWVNSFLDSYLGSPTELASREKWFETSDWLSEVVEE comes from the coding sequence ATGAAAAAATGGTTAGCAGCAGTACTTATGATTTCATTTTTAGTCATTGCAGGTTGTAGTAATGATTCGGGTGGGGGAGTATCCACGGAAAACTCAACTATTCAAAAAGTATTAAAAGAGAAAAAACTAGTTATCGGGATGTCTCCAGGATATTTCCCATTTGATATGAAAGACCCAAATGGCGATTTCGTTGGGTATGATGTAGACACAGCAAACGCACTTGGAGCAGCACTTGGAAAAGATATTAAAGTAGAATTTAAGCAATTCACATTTGACGGCCTAATTCCTGCGTTAAATACAGGCGAAGTCGATATGGTATTCGCTGGTATGACTATTCGTGGTGACCGTGCATTAGCAGTAAGTTTCGCAAACCCATATTTCCAAACAGGTCAAGCTGTCATGGTTCCAGGATCAGATACAACGACAAAAACATGGCAAGAACTTGATGTAAAAGGCAATAAAATCGCTGTAGGAATCGGAACAACAGGCGCATTACTTGCAAAAGATGTATTTAAAAACGCGCAAATCTTAGACTTCGAAGAATTCCCATCAGCAGCAGCAGCTATGGCTCAAGGGGAAGCAGATGCAGTAGTATACGATGAACCTGCTATCGCAGTTTGGAAGTTGAGAAATGGTGACTCTATTAAACAATTAGAAGGATTAATTTCTACGGAAAATCTTGGGATTGCTTTAAAGAAAAACGACTTCGAAACAATTCAATGGGTGAACTCATTCCTGGACAGCTACTTAGGAAGCCCAACAGAGCTTGCGTCTCGCGAAAAATGGTTTGAAACTTCTGATTGGTTATCGGAAGTAGTAGAAGAGTAA
- a CDS encoding amino acid ABC transporter ATP-binding protein: MISIKNVNKSFGDHHVLTDVSLEVPKSNVVALIGPSGAGKSTLIRTINALEPVDNGEIVVDGISIHDKKTDINVARLNIGFVFQNFNLFPFLTALENVTISPMKVKGLSKEAAEKRGKELLTSLGLADKFDSYPSRLSGGQQQRVAIARALAMDPTVMLFDEPTSALDPEMVTEVLDAIRKLAKDGMTMVVVTHEMGFAKEICDEIVFMADGKIVERAAPSKFFTNPDTQRAQDFLSKVLNH; this comes from the coding sequence ATGATTTCTATCAAAAATGTCAATAAAAGCTTCGGCGACCACCACGTCCTAACCGACGTTTCGCTCGAAGTACCAAAATCGAATGTAGTTGCACTAATCGGACCAAGTGGAGCAGGAAAATCCACCCTCATCCGAACAATCAACGCACTTGAACCAGTGGACAATGGTGAAATAGTCGTAGACGGAATCTCCATCCACGACAAAAAAACGGATATTAACGTTGCTCGATTGAACATCGGCTTCGTATTCCAAAACTTCAACCTATTTCCGTTTTTAACGGCATTGGAAAACGTAACCATTTCACCGATGAAAGTAAAAGGACTTTCGAAAGAAGCAGCTGAAAAAAGAGGGAAAGAACTATTAACGTCTCTTGGATTAGCTGACAAATTCGACTCGTACCCAAGCAGACTTTCTGGTGGACAACAACAACGTGTAGCGATCGCACGCGCATTAGCAATGGATCCAACTGTCATGCTATTTGACGAGCCAACATCCGCACTTGACCCAGAAATGGTAACAGAAGTGCTTGATGCGATTCGCAAACTAGCAAAAGACGGTATGACTATGGTTGTAGTAACACACGAAATGGGCTTCGCCAAAGAAATCTGCGACGAAATCGTCTTCATGGCAGATGGCAAAATCGTCGAGCGCGCCGCACCATCCAAATTCTTCACAAACCCAGACACACAGCGCGCGCAAGACTTCCTATCCAAAGTCCTAAACCACTAG
- a CDS encoding helix-turn-helix domain-containing protein: MEFPKEEVGKRIRYLRRLQGLTSEELARLAGVSQSMISQIERGQVSPSLETLWKLSHSLKVPVFSFFETEVSNAVTISRAGETNSIKRVRPNVSYQLLSPSTGKQMSFFKMIVSPGEDLDAPLMYHAGEECGLMLAGSLSVEVEGEIHTIYEGDSIYFDSTLPHRFMNVSDEDAVAVWAMTHSF, encoded by the coding sequence TTGGAATTTCCAAAAGAGGAAGTCGGCAAGCGAATAAGGTATTTACGTAGGCTACAAGGCTTGACATCAGAAGAACTGGCAAGGCTTGCGGGGGTGAGCCAAAGTATGATTTCTCAAATTGAGAGAGGACAAGTGTCCCCTTCTTTAGAGACACTTTGGAAATTAAGTCATAGTTTAAAAGTTCCCGTGTTTTCATTTTTTGAGACTGAAGTATCCAATGCAGTTACTATTTCTCGAGCTGGCGAAACTAATTCGATCAAGCGTGTGCGACCAAATGTAAGCTACCAGTTGTTGTCACCGAGTACCGGGAAGCAGATGAGCTTCTTTAAGATGATCGTCTCTCCTGGGGAAGATTTGGACGCGCCGCTTATGTATCACGCTGGCGAAGAGTGCGGCCTTATGCTAGCTGGGAGTTTGAGCGTGGAAGTCGAGGGAGAAATTCATACGATTTATGAAGGGGATAGTATTTACTTTGATAGCACGCTGCCGCATCGGTTTATGAATGTAAGCGACGAGGATGCCGTGGCAGTTTGGGCGATGACGCACAGTTTTTAG
- a CDS encoding nucleotide sugar dehydrogenase: MQKKICVVGLGYIGLPTAVTFANHGVRVHGVDVNEKAVEMIQNKQLHIEENGLQERLDKAIDEGYLTASTKPVEADVFIIAVPSPINPDKTANLEYVRAATASVVPYLKKGNLVVLESTVPPKTVENVMLPELIKANLELGLELFVSHSPERVIPGKIFEELIKNDRIVGGINEKSSLLTKELYETFVKGQIHITDATTAELVKVMENTYRDVNIAFANELAKIAETMDVNVWEAIKFANFHPRVNIHFPGPGVGGHCIAVDPWFLVELSPEAKIIELARKTNDGMPAYTAQKTSQILQEAKKTSGKIAVLGLAFKGNVDDMRESPSTDVIEELQKLGLEVVSYDPHIKTNTHPTQTQSLQEATSAADVILVLTDHNEFKELQPTSILDNVATPIVFDTKNCLQRDVWEQAGFVFNTLGDSKNKNLN, encoded by the coding sequence ATGCAAAAAAAAATATGTGTGGTAGGCCTAGGCTACATCGGACTTCCAACCGCAGTAACATTCGCTAACCACGGTGTCCGCGTACATGGCGTAGACGTAAACGAAAAAGCAGTTGAAATGATTCAAAACAAGCAACTTCATATAGAAGAAAATGGTCTTCAGGAGCGTCTAGATAAAGCGATAGATGAAGGCTACTTAACAGCATCAACGAAACCGGTGGAAGCAGATGTATTTATCATCGCAGTTCCATCGCCAATAAATCCAGACAAAACAGCTAACTTAGAATATGTTCGCGCAGCAACAGCATCTGTTGTTCCTTACCTGAAAAAAGGAAACTTAGTCGTATTAGAATCGACAGTTCCACCAAAAACAGTGGAAAACGTGATGCTGCCTGAGCTAATTAAAGCAAACCTTGAACTAGGATTAGAACTATTTGTATCCCATTCACCAGAGCGCGTTATCCCTGGTAAAATATTTGAGGAATTGATTAAAAACGACCGTATCGTTGGTGGTATCAACGAGAAGTCTTCACTACTAACAAAAGAACTATATGAAACTTTCGTAAAAGGACAAATTCATATTACGGATGCAACGACAGCTGAGCTTGTGAAAGTAATGGAAAACACTTACCGTGACGTCAATATAGCATTTGCAAACGAACTTGCAAAAATAGCAGAAACAATGGACGTAAACGTTTGGGAAGCTATCAAATTCGCAAACTTCCACCCACGAGTGAACATTCACTTTCCAGGTCCTGGAGTGGGGGGGCATTGTATCGCAGTAGATCCTTGGTTCCTAGTGGAATTAAGCCCAGAAGCGAAAATCATCGAGCTTGCACGTAAAACAAACGATGGCATGCCTGCTTACACAGCACAAAAAACAAGCCAAATTCTACAAGAAGCTAAAAAAACATCAGGAAAAATTGCTGTTCTTGGACTAGCTTTCAAAGGGAATGTCGATGATATGCGTGAAAGTCCATCAACCGACGTTATCGAAGAACTACAAAAATTAGGACTAGAAGTAGTGTCATACGATCCGCATATTAAAACAAATACGCATCCGACACAAACGCAATCACTTCAAGAAGCAACATCAGCAGCAGACGTTATCCTGGTACTAACAGATCATAACGAATTTAAAGAGCTACAACCAACAAGCATCCTAGATAACGTAGCAACACCAATCGTATTCGATACGAAAAACTGTCTGCAACGCGATGTATGGGAGCAAGCAGGATTTGTTTTTAACACTCTAGGTGACTCTAAAAACAAAAACCTTAACTAA
- a CDS encoding DUF1761 domain-containing protein — protein MSIDWNNINYVAIIIGGFLYMIYGTIYYSILLSNKKENQTNGPLKYIYSVIIAFISSFLVAILINLAGADTLLQGALFGFVIGIIIKMVYVKNALFGLISKKSTLIAICDHLIIFTLLGALHGWLA, from the coding sequence ATGTCAATTGACTGGAATAACATAAATTACGTAGCCATCATTATTGGTGGATTTCTGTACATGATCTATGGCACGATCTATTATTCAATTTTATTATCAAATAAAAAAGAGAACCAAACAAATGGACCGTTGAAATATATTTACTCAGTTATCATCGCATTCATCAGTTCCTTCCTAGTAGCCATTCTAATAAATTTAGCAGGAGCAGATACCCTACTTCAAGGTGCTCTATTCGGTTTCGTCATTGGAATAATTATTAAAATGGTCTACGTAAAAAATGCATTATTTGGACTAATTTCCAAAAAGTCAACACTTATCGCGATTTGCGATCACCTTATAATTTTCACTTTACTCGGCGCATTACACGGCTGGCTAGCATAG